ATCTAAACACTCTGGAGAAAGCTCATTGTCACCAAAAGATCCCAGCAACTCGCTCACAAGTATATCGGCCtacggaaaaaaaatagataaataaataaataaataaacaagtatAGGTTCAACAAGACCTTTGTTTATGAATGGAGTAGCGGACAATGATAGCGCTTTCTTCCTCGgtccaaatttgtaattcttttcGTGCATTAGAGGTAAAATTCACACAATTGACCTCTAGCTTAACTTTTTCACTTTACAAAGGTTACGAGGAAGTTTGTAACATTTTACTAAATGCCGGAAGTTAGTAGCTGGTAGCTAATGGGGTTCTAAGCGCGCCAAAGGCAGCTCTTATCTCTCAAAACACACTTTCTTGATGGCTATTTATTCTGCCGCAATTCTTTTATTAGAAAAACTTTACAACCTACTTACTAAAATGGCGCGCAATTTTCAAACCTGTTCGGGAGAATCCCATTCGCGCATGTCCGATGAGACTACAGTGACGTCACCATTCCATTCCTCTTCTTTCAATGTCTCCAATCTGGAAGGAATTATTAAGGCTTAGGTGACGATTACAAAAGTTCTGTCAGTTCAAGGGCAAAAAATATGTACAGTATTGTAGTACGTACGTGACAACAGCGTTTGGGTTCTTCTCCACTGCATATATTCTGACTTTCCGTCCTGATTCCTCAGCTGCTGTCAGTGACGCTCTCACTAAGGGACCACGCCCTGCACCCACCACCATTATCACTCTGAAAAGGAAACAGACTTTTCTGAACTTTCCTCTTCGTTCAATTCGAATATCTTTAATTCATCTTATACCGGGGTGAGAACAGAACCTATGActagttttctttcttcaacaagcaacaacagcagcagGAATATTTTTGTCACAAAAGTGATTTTACACCGAGTAGACAACATGAAAAGCAATTCTCGACTACCTGTTCAAAAAAACAACTACTGTAAATACAACAGCCAAACAGAACAGGGTTAATAACACAACAAAACGATGAGAACTTCATGTATTTCATGTCAACCCGAAGAAAAAGCGAATGACCAAGTTGCGAGTGATAAAACAAGCTAACTTGgtgtcatcaactcagttgatgatgtaaattagccactatcaagagtttctaaagctgacgtttagtgcgttagcccttcatcttttgctctgacgaaggattaacgctcgaaacgtcagcttaaaGATATTCTTTACGGTGTTCagttacatcatcaactcaattgataaaaccagattatcttgCTATACCCCTCttcgacgcagcaccatagttcGTCGAAAAATAATTCAGAATGATTCTTGGCACACACTAGATTTCGCAGGAAAACAGGCAGTGACTGACGAGTACGATACTCACGTTACATCAGAATCTTTCTTGTCTTCTGGAACTCTATCCAGTAACGCCTGGTGCACcgcctagaaaaaaaaaccaaaaaagaaaagtatacATGAACAGGAGAGATGAATCTTTACCACTTAAACCAAACatcccaaaaaaaaagaaaagaaagacaagGAAGTAAAACAAATGCTGTAGAGGCCTGCACAGCTGACGGTTTATTCAGTGTGTGCCTCGACGCTTACAGCGGCAGAGCCGCGAAAATGGGCGGCACAGGTGCGATGGAGTCTGAACGAAAAATTGAGGATATCACTTGAAGCTCCTCTGTTCGTATTCAAGGCTTCGCCGGCTAAAATTCTCACCAACCACCAGTAAAACAGGCTACTGTTGTAGTTTTATTTCGTCGCCACTACCAAGATATATTGGCtttctttataaataaataaaagcaaatacAATAAATAATCACGAAAACCTTACCTTTTGGTACTGTCTGTATTTAATGGGAtctctttcaaatatttcatagGTTTGAGACTCAAGATTGTCCATCAACGGCTGGAaaaaatcataatcataatcataatcatataTTCATCATTACAAAATACATAAATCAATCTTAAGGCAGCTTAAGCACCCTGGCACCATTTCAGGCATGCtaccaaaaattaaataacaacaaagaGTAAAATCAAGCCCAGTTTTGAGATCAGATggtgaagaaaaagaaatagtttAAACATGAGGGGCACAGAAAATGTTTGATTTCCttgtaaagaaaatgaagtcAATGGTTGATGCTACAAACTCATGCGCTGCCAAAACAAACACACATGTACGGACACACAAAGATTTAAGAGAGTGAGgatcattaataataataataataataataataataataatgctaataatagtaataatgataataacaataataacaaacaGTTTTTATGATGCATTTAACAAGTCTTGATGCATGaacaaatttagaaataatcaattcaatttggaaataaacatagtaaataaacataaacacaGTGTTTAAGAACCCAACAGTGGCAGGAGGCAAACCAGCTGGCTACAAACAGAGagcagccaaggagttgaaccCAGGGCAACCAAAAACATGTCCAGCGAATAGCAGGTCAGAAAGCTTAAACCCAGGACCCCAGCAGATTAACAGAACAGTTTCCTGACTGCTTGACCACCCTGCCTCCACAAAAAACTGTCCAAGAAATGTAACCAACCTGTAGGGGACATTGAAGGTAGTCCTCATACCCCTTGGCAAACTGACTCAAGTTGTCCAACTCTGGCTGTGTCTGTGAATGATACAACAATTCTCAGTGAACCTACAGACAATAAATAATAGCAGAGCTCACAGAGtttagccccataattataaaaaatagtggtaacccatcaagctgaaaaaatttggatgtacaaccGTATGACTGTACGActatacaaggtgctacttttagcatgcgcagCCAACTGCATCACAggcactatcttataatcagtcccCTATGCGGACACAGagaagttgcaaatgaaaatccattaatattaccacacactttatccatagtaggggctttagttttgttgaagagacgtgcgggaaaaaaaatgtgagctccacttttaggcttacctaaatctatatattagagTTCCATAACAAAGAGGGGATTGTTTCATCTTTAAATGTGTTTAATAGATCATAGTTTGATAAACCAGAGAGTTTTGCTTATTCCTCTCTGGGAGGACGAACAAGAAACAAGGACAAAAATGAAGGTATTGCCCATAGCTGGTGCTTAACACTATATGTTACTATCTGTTAAAGCTCTAAACACCACAgaatttttaaccaaaatatATAACTTGAGAAAGAAAGGCAGTAAGAGACAAGCATTGAGCACAATCTTGATGGTGACATCTGCTTGGATTATCAAAACATCAATCACAATTactaaaaacacaacaacccCTTTCTCCACCGAATGATCAGACTGTAACaaatataaatgtttttattttttgcttgaaaatgaaGGGCCACAATACATTCCCCCTCCCAACCATCCCTAAAATTACCCCAAACATTCACAAATACAGTATGACATTTTAACTACAACCAAACACTGACCTGATAAAGGTGGGCAAGGTACTGGTAATAAAATCCTAatccctaaaaaaaatattataatacAGTATGCACATGTATTAAATTATCATCATAACTTAAAAAAGCAAATGGAAGGTAGAAATGTGGCTTACTGGACTGCATAGAAAATGAcacattttgctttaaaatcatgtaaaaatCTTCCCTTGAATTCCATCATCTAACCTTTGTTGACTAATTTTAGGTTAAATGACTATGTAATTGGCGTTAATCATGCAAATAGACAGGTGCtaatatcaatttttgtttttgctgatttttttctaGACTTGTACAACAGACTTTCCCTTAAAAGGAGGAAATGCTCATAGCCCAgcactgcaaagaatgtttcACACACcacaaaataaactatttaaCACTTTAGCCTCCACAAGACAGGGATTTAGAGGCAATGCATTCTAAATAAGCCTgtgaaaaactttgaaacaaatcataaaaTATAGTCACAATACACACTGTTCATCAAATACATTGTAGCTAGAGATTAACAGATGTTCCATTATTTGTCACACAATGTGGAGCCATTACTGATTTGATGGTCAGTCCTAACATTTTCATTGCTGGACTACAAGTTTTTTACCTTGTCCTTATGCTTGTTTACACCAGTCAAAATCAGTTGAGTATTTAGCTATGAAGTAAAAAGATATGCACATCCACTGTAAGTGGGCTAagtgaattgaaaaaaagaatataaaaatattaagggcacaataaaattatgaaattaaaaaaagttacccTAAACAATCTCCTAACAAATGCTTGGTGGGCTCTAGGCAACACAGGGTAAcctaaaatttccaaaaatgaTACATGTTAACACAAAGGtataaaagaaagaatgaaaattgttcAGTGATGATGAAAAATGGTAAACTTTGAGCTCAGTTGTTGAATGAAGTAAGACACTGTTCATTTGTCACATGCATGAGGCAAAGAAAAACCTGGAGTCTTTCCTGTGGAATTGAatctcagacctttggattttgTATAAGTCTAATACTCAGTCAGTTAGGTCTGGAGAACTTTAAGGCAAGTCTGGCCAAAGCTCACAATTAGTAGATGAGTATTCTGGGTTCTGCTGTGATCAGTTAGAGAAGGGTTAtcagattaaataaaaaaaaaatgctatatATTTATATCCTGTGATTAACATCTTGGCAAGGGTTTCAAAAGTTGCCTTGTAGATGAACCTAACTAGCTATTGAAGAACCTGTTTTGAATCACATACCCTTCTTATTTGTAAGAAACAAACTTGTGGGTAAGATTGCTGCTTTGACTGGTTCCCCACACCATCTTTCTAATTCCTCCTCTGAAGGCAATTCAGCAGAGATCTCCAATGCTATTTCAAAAGTAAGAAATTTATGTTTAACATAACATTGAATGGAtgtggttttagttttgttaatTCCCTTgcactcccaggagtgaccaaaaaatgaattctttttaaaaatattgttatgtCTTTTAGTAGAAGAaatgaggagaaagaaagaaagatacCAGCTAATAATGGTGATATTGTTAACCAGAATTTGtcaccaaattctccaattaTAAATCTTAAGAAATTTTTGGCAGACAATCTGAGAATCTGTATTTACTTCCTGGAAGTCAAAGCTGGAGTTAAAGTATTgtttaattaacttttaaatatggattcaaagggttaaaatacaGGTTGATAACAAATCAGAAATGCAAGCACCATGGACTTACCCAGGCCAACTCTTTTGCTGTTCCCACAAATGGTTCTAAACAAATTCCACCTAGAGTAATAAAATCCcaagaattaaaagaaaaaaagcatgtaAATGACATATAACAGAGGCAGACTTACAGAAAGGAAAATGATTGTTTGttgtagttcaatttttttcagtaaaaaaaggaatagaacaaaaattaaactagaAATCATACCATTCCCAAGGATCTTTCTCCAACTCATTTCCTGAAACTTCTTCCTGAAAATGAGGGAACAAGATAaacataaaacttttttttgggCCTTTTTATTCCCACCCAAGGACTGTTACAGACAATTTTAATCTCTGCAACTAGACTTGAGACAAATGTGGAATGATGCTGCATTTTTAGGGATAGGGCAAGTTTAAAGGTACTCCACTAGAACAACCATAAACAATAAATTTAAATCAGGAAATAAGGAGGCAAGATTTAAaaccccaactggtaggaggcTAACTAGTGTGAAGCTGAAACCACCACCACTATGACCTGGAATCAAATCACTATCCTCATGATTGTGCATCAAACTCACTCACCACTCACCAATGCAAagctctttgaaaaaaaaataaaatgtgcaTTTACCTCCtcagcaaacaaatttttatcacaatcaTCCTCAGGACTTTTCATAGGAACATGAACCCAGAcctaaaaaagtgaaaaatgtcCACTCCTGTTATACATATAgatgaaatggaaataccagTATAGTTAACTCTCACCCTGCAGACACCTAACTATAATGGACACCTTGCTATTGCAAACAAGAGCCAACCCCCTAGAAAAATGCATGaagaaatgattgaaataaactCCTGTTATTATAGACTCTTGCTACTTTGGAAATGCAGACTCTCtcacttcttttttctttcattatggCAAACTCTTCGTCCAAAATCCCAACTCACTTATATAAAGCTACATTACAATTAAGGAAtataaagaaaccattctttaATTGGCTGCAAAAATGAGAACTTCCTGTTTGCTGCTAGATCTTTTTGTGGTTCACGAGGCCATGACAGAAACTTAATGTTAACGTAGCTAcatattatttcatatgtttagaaacaattttttttctcttgtactCCACTAGCATGGAATTCTGCTATTAGAGACCCTTAATCTCCCCAAAGGGTGTCTGCAATAATGGGAGTTGACAGTATTATCATGTAATTTATCTATCAGAAGCAAAATCAGAGAAACAATTAAAGTAAAACTTTAGGTAATAAATGGACAAGGATTAAATCTTGCACCAGGTCATTCACACTTCGCTTATGGCCTGGCTCATCAAAAAGGTCTCTACAGCTCAGAGGTAAGACATCAGCCTCAACTCATCACTGGCTAGTTCTCAAGACTCAGATTTATTCTTTGCTCCATTCTAATGAAAAGTGAATAACATCTCTGTTTATTGGGCAGGATGTTCTACCAACCTGTTGGACATGTGTGTCAGTTATACTTGTGTTGATGTGCTGGGCGAGGTTAACACAGTTGTAGCTTTTCAATTGAACAAGAACAGCTGGAAGACTCAAGTGAACACAATAACACAACTCCTGATGTAGAGCCTGTGGGAGTTAAGTCAAAACTCAGTAATGTGAGAAAAAGATGGCAGACCTGGGTAAATGCTGAAGATGGTTGTAAGTGAAGTAAACCC
This region of Pocillopora verrucosa isolate sample1 chromosome 3, ASM3666991v2, whole genome shotgun sequence genomic DNA includes:
- the LOC131774541 gene encoding protein arginine N-methyltransferase 5-like, with the protein product MADQRVSCGRDFFCVPDLAGALKNATNGGFDFICVPICHPRYRREFLEPVPDRTGAFTRSDLVLPSQDWNSLIVGKISPWLNLDSLNETVRKNSEKALHQELCYCVHLSLPAVLVQLKSYNCVNLAQHINTSITDTHVQQVWVHVPMKSPEDDCDKNLFAEEEEVSGNELEKDPWEWWNLFRTICGNSKRVGLALEISAELPSEEELERWCGEPVKAAILPTSLFLTNKKGYPVLPRAHQAFVRRLFRLNTQLILTGVNKHKDKGLGFYYQYLAHLYQTQPELDNLSQFAKGYEDYLQCPLQPLMDNLESQTYEIFERDPIKYRQYQKAVHQALLDRVPEDKKDSDVTVIMVVGAGRGPLVRASLTAAEESGRKVRIYAVEKNPNAVVTLETLKEEEWNGDVTVVSSDMREWDSPEQADILVSELLGSFGDNELSPECLDGAQRFLKDDGISIPCEYTSFLAPISAPKLHYDVSQGNDTTKGPLAPFETPYVVRLHNITAMSPPQQCFVFAHPNRASRIDNSRVKSLEFDVKTSFTMHGFAGYFETVLYGDIMLSIKPDTHSEGMFSWFPFFFPIKEPQYVTAGSTVACHFWRKCTPKKVWYEWCISRPAPVPLHNPGGRSYVIGL